The Sorangiineae bacterium MSr11954 DNA segment ATCGAAAGGATCGCGGTGGTGGAGGGGCAGGCTGCGCAACCCGGAGGCGTGACGGACTTCGATTGGAAGCTCCGCGAATCCATAGTCGGCGATTGCCTGTGCGACATCCGCTCGAGCCGGAAGCTTCCCGATGCCACTTTTTATGGCAATTTCCCAAGCAGTAACGGCGCTCACGAACACCTGGTCTGCTTTCTGGATGCGTGCGACGACTCGGACGGGCAGTTCGTTTTCATCCCACCAGAGAAACGTGTGTGTATCGAGAA contains these protein-coding regions:
- a CDS encoding type II toxin-antitoxin system VapC family toxin, with protein sequence MNLLLDTHTFLWWDENELPVRVVARIQKADQVFVSAVTAWEIAIKSGIGKLPARADVAQAIADYGFAELPIEVRHASGLRSLPLHHRDPFDRMLVAQAKAEGLAIVSRDPLLSRYPVHVVWA